In the Nitrospirales bacterium LBB_01 genome, one interval contains:
- a CDS encoding type II toxin-antitoxin system VapB family antitoxin produces the protein MCATLNISDDLIKTVQKLSGEKSKTKAITVAMEEYVRHRKIKDLLALKGKVSLAFDWEAQEEREMKTQKEREKLLENRGR, from the coding sequence ATGTGTGCAACATTAAACATATCTGATGATCTCATCAAGACCGTGCAAAAGCTCTCAGGAGAAAAATCAAAGACAAAAGCAATCACAGTCGCCATGGAGGAGTATGTAAGACACAGGAAGATAAAAGACCTTCTTGCGCTTAAAGGTAAAGTTTCGTTGGCATTTGACTGGGAAGCACAAGAGGAGAGAGAAATGAAGACTCAAAAAGAAAGAGAGAAACTCCTTGAAAACAGAGGAAGGTAA
- a CDS encoding response regulator: protein MEKCPAVLKNAERICWLVAGTFSGNENKAACLNTLTNCKECEFYLLRQHTGYKDAENIRILVVEDERIIAREIEERLKRMGFSVIGIVSSGESALQKIPEELPDLVLMDIRLRGDIDGIEAAKHIRGKYDIPVIFLTAHSDKATLERAKVTQPYGYLLKPFHEKDISATIEMSLFKHKMDVKNRDEKQQLSQSVQNQEVTVQTADRSLGMLEDMNNKIEKAISIANSDEQKEYLQLLKETSQKLRQQIESIKNGSKPLYNQ, encoded by the coding sequence ATGGAAAAATGTCCTGCAGTATTGAAAAATGCCGAACGAATTTGTTGGCTGGTTGCCGGCACATTTAGCGGCAATGAAAATAAGGCAGCTTGTTTGAACACTTTGACGAACTGCAAAGAATGTGAGTTTTATTTGTTAAGGCAACACACAGGATATAAGGATGCGGAAAACATAAGGATTTTAGTAGTAGAGGATGAGCGAATAATAGCCCGAGAGATAGAGGAACGATTGAAGCGAATGGGATTTTCCGTAATTGGTATAGTGTCCTCGGGTGAGAGTGCGCTGCAAAAGATTCCAGAGGAACTGCCAGACCTTGTGCTTATGGATATAAGGCTCAGAGGTGACATTGATGGCATAGAGGCGGCAAAACATATAAGAGGTAAATATGATATACCGGTTATTTTCCTTACCGCTCACTCAGATAAAGCCACATTAGAAAGAGCAAAGGTAACTCAACCGTATGGGTATTTACTAAAACCATTTCATGAAAAGGACATCTCCGCAACAATAGAAATGTCTTTGTTTAAGCATAAAATGGATGTAAAAAACAGAGACGAAAAGCAGCAATTATCACAAAGCGTTCAAAATCAGGAAGTCACAGTACAGACAGCAGACCGAAGTCTCGGTATGTTAGAAGATATGAACAATAAAATAGAAAAAGCCATCAGTATTGCCAACTCCGATGAACAAAAAGAATATCTACAATTACTAAAAGAAACTTCACAGAAACTTCGGCAACAAATAGAAAGTATAAAAAATGGCTCCAAGCCGCTTTACAATCAGTAA
- a CDS encoding PIN domain-containing protein, giving the protein MKTEEGNVLIDTSAWVEFFRGTSKTAVAVANLIEAGKALLCGVVRYELMQGAKSAVESSHLSGVLSALPYIEMTSDLWTKAGNISAMLRIKGITLPMSDILIAAIALEHNIEVLTLDTHFASIGTQTV; this is encoded by the coding sequence TTGAAAACAGAGGAAGGTAATGTCCTGATTGATACAAGCGCATGGGTTGAATTTTTCAGGGGAACTTCAAAAACGGCGGTTGCCGTTGCTAATCTTATCGAAGCCGGGAAAGCATTACTTTGCGGCGTTGTTCGTTATGAACTCATGCAAGGGGCAAAGTCTGCCGTGGAGTCATCGCATCTCTCCGGTGTATTATCGGCTCTCCCATATATAGAGATGACCTCCGATTTATGGACAAAGGCTGGAAATATATCAGCCATGCTTAGGATTAAGGGGATTACTTTGCCAATGTCCGATATTCTAATAGCTGCAATTGCATTAGAACATAACATAGAAGTGCTCACTTTGGATACCCATTTTGCAAGCATCGGGACTCAGACGGTATGA
- a CDS encoding acetyl-CoA carboxylase carboxyltransferase subunit alpha gives MRAYLDFEKPLEELELKIAEMQELQISSNGLSNGTADISSLTETLENLRKEIFKNLTPWQKCQLARHPDRPYTMDYINKITDTFIELHGDRRFSDDLAVVGGLATIGGISVLIVGHQKGRGIKDRIIRNFGQPNPEGYRKALRLMKLAQRFDIPIVTFIDTPGAYPGIGAEERGQAEAIAVNLMEISMIDVPIISLVIGEGGSGGALALSVSDRLVMLEHSIYSVISPEGCAAILWNSDKGLNQEDFAKAAEALKLTAKDLLKFDIIDTILPEPPGGAHADPGKASITLKNYIIETIKYLRKIPRKQLLKNRQKKLRTIGSFSETRP, from the coding sequence ATGAGAGCATACCTGGATTTTGAAAAACCGCTTGAAGAACTGGAGCTGAAAATTGCCGAGATGCAGGAGTTGCAGATTTCCTCTAACGGACTTAGTAACGGGACAGCAGATATATCGTCCTTAACTGAGACGTTAGAAAACTTAAGAAAAGAGATATTTAAAAATCTCACCCCGTGGCAAAAATGCCAGCTTGCCCGTCATCCTGACAGACCATACACGATGGACTACATAAACAAGATAACCGACACGTTTATTGAGCTTCACGGCGACAGAAGATTTTCTGACGACCTTGCAGTAGTGGGTGGTTTGGCAACAATAGGCGGCATATCGGTCTTGATAGTGGGGCATCAAAAGGGGCGTGGCATAAAGGATAGAATCATAAGAAACTTTGGTCAACCTAATCCTGAGGGCTACAGAAAGGCGCTTCGCCTTATGAAACTTGCACAGAGGTTTGATATTCCAATTGTGACTTTTATTGACACACCCGGAGCATACCCCGGAATTGGTGCTGAGGAGCGTGGACAGGCTGAGGCGATAGCGGTGAATCTTATGGAAATCTCAATGATAGATGTGCCTATAATATCTCTTGTAATAGGGGAGGGCGGAAGCGGTGGAGCGCTTGCCTTAAGTGTGTCAGATCGGCTTGTGATGCTGGAGCATTCGATTTATTCGGTAATATCGCCGGAGGGTTGTGCCGCTATACTGTGGAATTCCGATAAGGGCTTGAATCAGGAGGATTTTGCAAAAGCAGCCGAAGCGCTTAAACTTACGGCAAAAGACCTATTAAAGTTTGACATCATAGACACGATTTTACCCGAACCTCCGGGCGGCGCACATGCTGACCCAGGCAAAGCATCGATAACTCTAAAAAACTACATAATTGAAACTATAAAATATCTAAGAAAAATCCCTCGCAAGCAGTTATTGAAAAACAGACAAAAAAAACTTAGGACTATCGGCTCTTTTTCAGAGACCAGACCCTAA
- a CDS encoding acyl carrier protein, protein MTPEEIKTKVRAFLLKYIKKPDIKDDEDYFASKLINSLFAMQLVMFVEKEFKIKVEDKDLEIKNFNSIDSVSGLITRKLTS, encoded by the coding sequence ATGACTCCTGAAGAGATAAAAACAAAAGTCAGAGCCTTCCTTTTAAAATATATTAAAAAGCCTGATATTAAAGACGATGAAGACTATTTTGCATCTAAACTAATTAATTCCCTCTTTGCCATGCAGCTTGTTATGTTTGTCGAAAAGGAGTTCAAAATAAAAGTTGAAGACAAAGACCTTGAAATTAAGAATTTTAATTCGATAGACTCAGTTTCAGGCCTTATAACAAGAAAACTTACTTCTTAA
- a CDS encoding YdcF family protein — translation MRNIALVLINPLIYLAAGLVFLTLTRKHRRVFAGILALAFYLVLSPVASSLFLRFWAVPDTYNPKTEYDAVVVLSGAINLEWHTREQIGMAGENLYIPLNYVRTTLQTDRILAGIYFVRTGHAKKLFLGDWVVTNSNGTASEGSIMSKRYLAQALDGRDFELYGEVKRTVDEAQKMMKIAEDKKLKKILLVTSQSHMRRALAMFKKQGLNPDTFSVNKRRFSFFFKDMVPIAQGATYTYECLYELSGYGVYMLLGKL, via the coding sequence TTGCGCAACATTGCGTTAGTTCTGATTAATCCGCTTATATATTTGGCTGCCGGATTAGTTTTCCTTACCCTTACGAGAAAACACAGAAGGGTTTTTGCAGGCATTCTTGCTTTAGCCTTCTATCTCGTATTGTCGCCTGTTGCTTCGTCTTTGTTTCTAAGATTTTGGGCTGTACCGGATACTTATAATCCAAAGACGGAATACGATGCAGTTGTGGTTTTATCAGGCGCTATAAATTTAGAATGGCATACCAGAGAGCAGATAGGTATGGCTGGCGAAAATTTATATATACCGCTAAACTACGTCCGGACAACTTTGCAGACCGACCGCATCCTTGCCGGCATATATTTTGTTAGAACCGGACACGCCAAAAAACTCTTTTTGGGCGACTGGGTGGTAACTAATTCTAATGGCACAGCCAGCGAGGGTTCTATAATGTCGAAGAGGTACCTTGCTCAGGCACTTGATGGACGTGATTTTGAGTTGTATGGAGAGGTCAAACGGACTGTTGATGAAGCTCAGAAGATGATGAAAATTGCAGAGGACAAAAAATTAAAAAAAATCCTGCTTGTCACATCTCAAAGCCACATGAGAAGAGCGCTTGCAATGTTTAAAAAACAGGGATTAAATCCCGACACTTTCTCTGTTAACAAGAGACGTTTCAGTTTCTTTTTTAAAGACATGGTACCGATAGCTCAGGGCGCTACCTATACATACGAGTGTCTGTATGAGCTTTCCGGCTATGGTGTTTATATGCTTCTGGGGAAACTGTAG
- a CDS encoding 3-hydroxyacyl-CoA dehydrogenase family protein, translated as MNIDTVGVIGAGVMGVGVAQNAAQSGKKVVLIDLDPVILEKAIDKIRRDLRFQSMFKPAYATVLDSATVLNNITPSSDYNLLSSTDYIIENVTEKWDIKKEVYQKIDTLAKDNCIFAANTSAIPITRIASLTKRPEKVIGIHFMNPVPLKSAVEVIMGYHTTEETLNTTKDLLSSMGKESIVVNDSPGFVSNRVLMLTINEAIYLVYENVAKPEDVDRIFKTCFGHQMGPLETADLIGLDTILYSIDVLYESFNDSKFRPCPLLKKMVDAGLYGMKNGKGFYTYDDF; from the coding sequence GTGAATATTGATACAGTGGGTGTTATCGGTGCCGGAGTGATGGGTGTCGGTGTAGCCCAAAATGCCGCCCAGAGTGGGAAAAAGGTTGTTTTAATTGACCTTGACCCTGTGATACTGGAAAAAGCCATAGATAAAATTAGACGTGACCTGCGTTTTCAAAGCATGTTTAAACCTGCCTATGCTACTGTTTTAGATTCCGCAACGGTTTTAAATAACATTACACCATCCTCAGATTATAATCTTCTGAGCAGTACCGATTACATAATAGAAAATGTCACCGAGAAATGGGATATAAAGAAGGAAGTCTATCAGAAAATAGATACTCTGGCAAAAGATAACTGTATTTTTGCAGCCAACACATCGGCTATTCCCATAACCCGTATTGCCTCCCTTACAAAGAGGCCTGAAAAGGTTATCGGTATTCATTTTATGAACCCAGTGCCGCTTAAGTCTGCGGTTGAGGTAATAATGGGCTACCACACTACGGAGGAGACTCTTAATACTACAAAAGACCTCCTGTCCTCTATGGGCAAGGAAAGCATTGTGGTTAATGACTCGCCGGGTTTTGTCTCAAACCGAGTGCTTATGCTTACCATAAATGAGGCCATATATCTGGTCTATGAAAATGTGGCAAAGCCGGAGGATGTGGATAGGATATTTAAGACCTGCTTTGGACACCAGATGGGCCCCCTTGAGACGGCAGATTTAATCGGGCTGGACACTATCCTTTACTCCATTGACGTTCTATATGAGAGCTTTAACGACAGCAAGTTTAGACCATGCCCGTTACTTAAAAAAATGGTCGATGCCGGTCTCTACGGCATGAAAAACGGCAAAGGGTTCTACACCTATGACGACTTTTAG
- a CDS encoding acyl-CoA dehydrogenase, with amino-acid sequence MELTKEQEQAQVEFKAFVNEHVAPFADTFDREQKIPDELIALIAQNGWFGLIVPKEYGGMAADMITYGLMCEEMGCGSASLLSLLTVHGMVIQAILRWGSSVLKERWLRKLAAGEVIGAFALTEPNIGSDASSVETVAVKTETGFILTGKKKWISFGQRADLFMIIAQCEGKPTAFLLEKSTPGFSIAQITDTFGFRAAMMAELTMDNCLIAEENMVGRIGFGVTHVATHALDYGRYTVGWGCVGLARACLEASLKYTAQRVQFGTYLRKHQLIQHMITDMIASITAARLLCFNAGQLKDTGDHRTIMETAIAKYFSSTMVVKAALDAVQIHGANGISCDYPVARYLRDAKVMEIIEGSSQMQQIIIARYGYQEYL; translated from the coding sequence ATGGAGTTAACAAAAGAGCAGGAACAAGCACAGGTGGAATTTAAAGCGTTTGTAAATGAGCATGTTGCGCCATTTGCTGATACATTTGACAGGGAGCAGAAAATACCTGATGAACTGATAGCGCTGATTGCCCAAAATGGTTGGTTTGGATTGATTGTCCCTAAAGAGTATGGCGGCATGGCGGCGGATATGATAACCTATGGGCTAATGTGTGAGGAGATGGGATGTGGCAGCGCCTCTCTTTTAAGTCTCCTAACCGTACATGGGATGGTTATACAGGCTATTCTGCGATGGGGTAGCAGCGTTCTTAAGGAGCGATGGTTACGTAAACTTGCCGCAGGGGAGGTTATCGGCGCATTTGCCCTCACTGAGCCAAATATCGGAAGTGACGCCAGCAGTGTTGAAACCGTTGCAGTTAAGACTGAAACAGGGTTTATATTAACCGGTAAAAAGAAGTGGATTTCTTTTGGTCAAAGAGCTGACTTATTTATGATTATCGCTCAGTGCGAGGGCAAACCAACAGCGTTTTTGCTTGAAAAGAGCACGCCGGGTTTTTCTATCGCACAAATTACCGACACGTTTGGGTTTCGGGCTGCTATGATGGCAGAGCTTACGATGGATAACTGTCTCATTGCAGAGGAAAACATGGTTGGACGAATCGGTTTTGGAGTCACTCATGTAGCCACCCATGCGCTTGACTATGGCAGATATACGGTCGGTTGGGGTTGTGTGGGGCTTGCTAGGGCATGTCTTGAGGCAAGCCTTAAATATACCGCACAGAGAGTGCAATTTGGCACATACCTGCGCAAGCACCAGTTGATTCAGCATATGATTACCGACATGATAGCCTCTATCACCGCAGCGCGTCTTTTGTGTTTTAATGCGGGGCAATTAAAAGATACCGGAGATCACAGAACTATTATGGAAACCGCAATCGCCAAATACTTTTCATCCACGATGGTTGTAAAGGCAGCACTTGACGCTGTGCAAATTCACGGAGCTAACGGCATAAGCTGTGACTATCCAGTGGCAAGATACCTTAGAGACGCTAAAGTTATGGAGATAATTGAGGGAAGCTCACAGATGCAGCAGATAATTATAGCAAGGTATGGGTATCAGGAATATTTATAG
- a CDS encoding HAD-IIIC family phosphatase yields the protein MTEVKKTKCLVWDLDNTLWNGTLLEGDRITLNENAVHAIKTLDSRGILQSIASKNDYNTAMSKLCEFGLEEFFLYPQINWGTKSESVKKIAELINIGVDTLAFIDDNQFELDEVTFSLPEVLCIHADSLDSVLGMESMTPDFITEDSKNRRLMYMADMERNKAEESYEGPKEEFLSTLDMVFDISLATTEDLKRAEELTVRTNQLNTTGYTYSYDELDEFIRSNGHLLLIASLSDRYGTYGKIGLVLIEVTDSAWIIKLLLMSCRVMSRGVGAIVINYLRNEARRHGVKLLAEMIQNDKNRMMYVTYKFSGFSDISRDGQLVIMENTSLDDIPPYPEYVKLRFPQSL from the coding sequence GTGACAGAAGTCAAAAAAACAAAATGTCTCGTATGGGACTTGGATAATACACTGTGGAACGGCACGCTCCTTGAGGGCGACCGTATAACGTTAAATGAAAATGCCGTACATGCCATCAAAACCCTTGACAGCCGTGGAATACTTCAATCAATTGCAAGCAAAAACGACTATAACACAGCTATGTCAAAGCTCTGTGAGTTTGGTTTAGAGGAGTTTTTCCTGTATCCTCAGATAAATTGGGGCACTAAATCGGAGTCTGTCAAAAAAATCGCAGAACTGATCAATATAGGCGTTGATACGCTTGCCTTCATAGACGATAATCAATTTGAGCTTGACGAGGTGACATTTTCATTGCCGGAGGTTCTGTGCATACACGCAGATTCTCTTGACAGCGTTTTGGGCATGGAGAGTATGACCCCTGACTTTATAACAGAAGACTCTAAAAACCGCCGTCTAATGTATATGGCTGACATGGAGCGAAACAAGGCTGAGGAGTCTTACGAGGGCCCAAAAGAGGAGTTTCTGAGCACACTTGATATGGTCTTTGATATTTCTCTTGCTACCACAGAAGACCTTAAAAGAGCTGAGGAGCTTACCGTTAGGACCAACCAGCTTAACACCACAGGTTACACGTATAGTTATGACGAGCTGGATGAGTTTATTAGATCAAACGGACATCTGCTTCTTATTGCCTCACTTAGTGACCGGTACGGCACTTACGGAAAAATTGGTCTTGTGCTGATTGAAGTCACTGACTCGGCATGGATTATAAAGCTGCTTCTGATGTCGTGCCGAGTGATGAGCCGCGGTGTAGGAGCGATAGTGATAAACTATCTGAGAAATGAAGCGCGCAGGCATGGAGTAAAACTGCTTGCCGAGATGATACAAAACGACAAAAACCGGATGATGTATGTTACTTACAAGTTTTCCGGATTTAGCGACATTAGCAGAGACGGGCAGTTGGTAATCATGGAAAACACATCGCTTGATGACATTCCTCCGTATCCTGAGTATGTTAAATTGAGATTTCCACAATCGTTGTAA
- a CDS encoding DNA polymerase III subunit alpha, producing the protein MHHANYVPLHLHTQYSLLDGAIRIDELVEKAVAYKLAALAITDHGNLFGAMDFYKKVSDAGIKPIIGSEVYISNGSRLEKTKGSYHHLILLAKNMDGYKNLVSLVTKAYTEGFYYKPRIDKDLLAQYSGGLIALTACMKGEVPYLLQQGQTDKAREAALFFKHIFGPDFYIEIQSNGLPEQEALNKQLIELSYDTHIKLVATNDCHYLMRDDAKAHEILLCIQTGKTIYDDDRLKFKTDGLYFKSPQEMAAAFSYIPEAVTNTREVAEKCNLTFKLYDIRLPRYNLKDNQTPEDYLEKLARAGLAVKVSPTPDTQYVDRFETELKVIKKMGFASYFLIVWDFINYARTQGIPVGPGRGSAAGSLVAYCLDITDIDPLKYNLLFERFLNPERISMPDIDVDFCKDRRGEVIAYTAQRYGKDHVAQIITFGTMAAKAAIRDVGRALAMPYAEVDRIAKLIPLTLNITIKEAMQAEPELKNAYEKSEEIKNLIDIAMRLEGLCRHASTHAAGVVISPTPLTDYTPLYKPTNEDNIITQFDMGSIEKMGLLKFDFLGLKTLTVIKQTQEYLKEKGVELDLKGISFDDEQTYRLLGQGTSTGVFQLESAGMKDILIKMAPNRFEDLIALVALYRPGPIGSGMIDDFIKRKKGLIPVQYDLPELKDILDETYGVILYQEQVMRIANKLASFTMGQADILRKAMGKKISYEMDKQKDDFVSGAIKNGIKEAMAVKIFDLMAMFAKYGFNKSHSAAYAYISYLTAYLKAHYSVEFMAANLSTEDSSEKVVKFIKECREMAIEILPPDINVSGRKFKIIGSAISFGLEAVKGVGSAAIESVLEIRENGVFMSLEDFIGRVDSRRVNKKVIESLIKAGAFDSMIKTRKGAVDNLDALLNSSGHSTPSLFGSMPVFTGTGIEVEWDENEKLSNEKQSLGFYITGHPLRNYERELKQLNITKTCLFESFMDKEEVKVAGIVSVLTKKQVKDNKGQMAIVQLEDDEGAVEVVVFPDTFSRSDSFLKKDALVVIRGKLEVSEKGSKIIATEVQRLQSAIDDSYKQMEIRLRQKYCNTATFVKLKETLSEVRGPLPVYLKLYGGETITTIVTAYNVSVESGLINKIEDILERGSVSLN; encoded by the coding sequence ATGCACCACGCTAATTACGTTCCGCTACATCTGCACACGCAATACAGCTTACTGGACGGGGCAATACGCATAGATGAGCTGGTTGAAAAAGCTGTGGCGTACAAGCTTGCAGCGCTTGCCATCACCGACCACGGAAATCTCTTTGGCGCTATGGATTTTTATAAGAAAGTCTCCGATGCAGGCATTAAACCTATTATAGGCTCTGAGGTTTATATTTCTAACGGCAGCCGGCTTGAAAAAACCAAAGGCTCATATCATCATCTGATACTGCTTGCCAAAAACATGGATGGGTATAAAAACCTCGTCTCTCTTGTCACAAAAGCATACACGGAGGGGTTTTACTATAAACCGAGAATTGATAAAGACCTCCTTGCGCAGTATAGCGGCGGTCTTATAGCGCTCACCGCATGTATGAAAGGTGAGGTGCCATATTTACTACAGCAAGGACAGACTGACAAGGCAAGAGAGGCCGCACTGTTTTTTAAACACATATTTGGCCCCGACTTTTATATTGAAATTCAAAGCAATGGGCTTCCCGAACAGGAGGCTCTTAATAAACAGTTAATTGAGCTTTCCTACGATACCCACATAAAACTCGTTGCAACAAATGACTGCCATTACCTGATGCGGGATGATGCTAAGGCTCATGAAATCCTGCTCTGTATTCAAACCGGTAAGACTATCTATGATGATGACAGGCTTAAGTTTAAAACCGACGGTCTCTATTTTAAGTCGCCACAGGAGATGGCAGCCGCTTTTTCATACATTCCGGAGGCTGTGACTAACACAAGAGAAGTTGCCGAAAAATGTAACCTTACATTTAAACTCTATGACATCCGTCTCCCAAGATATAACCTCAAAGACAATCAGACGCCCGAGGACTACCTTGAAAAGCTGGCACGTGCCGGATTGGCAGTCAAGGTCAGCCCAACTCCCGATACTCAATATGTGGATAGGTTTGAAACCGAACTAAAGGTGATTAAAAAGATGGGGTTTGCATCGTACTTTTTAATAGTGTGGGATTTTATAAATTATGCACGGACTCAGGGAATACCGGTGGGCCCTGGCAGAGGGTCGGCTGCTGGGTCGCTTGTTGCCTATTGCCTGGATATAACTGACATAGACCCGCTTAAGTACAATCTATTGTTTGAGCGCTTTCTTAATCCCGAGCGAATAAGTATGCCTGATATTGATGTTGACTTCTGTAAGGACAGGCGAGGTGAGGTTATAGCTTATACGGCACAACGGTACGGCAAAGATCACGTCGCTCAAATTATAACCTTTGGGACAATGGCTGCAAAGGCTGCCATAAGAGACGTGGGACGCGCACTTGCAATGCCATACGCTGAGGTTGATAGAATCGCAAAATTAATTCCGCTTACTCTTAATATAACCATAAAAGAGGCGATGCAGGCAGAGCCTGAGTTAAAAAACGCTTATGAAAAATCCGAGGAAATCAAAAATCTTATAGACATTGCGATGAGGCTTGAAGGACTATGCCGACACGCCTCCACTCATGCCGCAGGAGTTGTCATCTCTCCCACTCCGCTTACCGATTACACTCCACTCTATAAGCCGACAAATGAAGACAACATTATCACGCAGTTTGATATGGGCTCAATTGAAAAGATGGGGCTGCTTAAGTTTGACTTTTTGGGGCTAAAGACACTTACCGTGATAAAACAAACTCAGGAGTATCTGAAAGAGAAGGGCGTGGAGCTGGACTTAAAGGGGATTTCATTTGACGATGAACAAACTTATCGGCTTCTTGGTCAGGGCACAAGCACAGGGGTGTTTCAACTGGAAAGCGCAGGCATGAAAGATATTTTAATCAAAATGGCTCCAAACAGGTTTGAAGATTTAATAGCACTTGTGGCTCTCTATAGACCGGGGCCCATAGGCAGTGGTATGATTGATGACTTCATAAAACGCAAAAAGGGGCTTATACCGGTTCAGTACGATTTGCCTGAGTTAAAAGATATTCTTGATGAGACTTACGGAGTTATCCTGTATCAGGAGCAGGTTATGAGAATAGCCAATAAGTTAGCGAGTTTTACCATGGGGCAAGCCGATATTTTGAGAAAAGCGATGGGGAAAAAGATAAGCTACGAGATGGACAAGCAAAAGGACGATTTTGTAAGCGGAGCAATTAAAAACGGTATTAAAGAGGCAATGGCCGTTAAGATATTTGACCTCATGGCTATGTTTGCAAAATATGGATTCAACAAGTCCCACTCAGCCGCATATGCGTATATCTCGTATCTGACAGCGTATCTGAAAGCTCACTATTCAGTAGAGTTTATGGCTGCCAACCTTTCTACTGAGGACAGTTCCGAAAAAGTTGTGAAATTTATAAAGGAATGCCGCGAAATGGCAATAGAGATACTTCCACCGGATATAAACGTAAGCGGCAGGAAATTTAAGATAATCGGCAGCGCCATAAGTTTTGGACTTGAGGCGGTAAAGGGTGTTGGCTCGGCTGCAATAGAGTCAGTGTTAGAGATAAGAGAGAATGGCGTCTTTATGTCATTAGAGGATTTTATCGGCAGGGTGGATTCACGTCGGGTTAATAAAAAAGTTATAGAAAGTCTGATAAAGGCCGGAGCTTTTGATTCTATGATAAAAACCCGTAAAGGAGCGGTTGATAACCTTGACGCTTTATTAAACAGCAGCGGACATTCAACACCGTCTCTTTTTGGCAGTATGCCGGTGTTTACTGGAACCGGCATAGAGGTTGAGTGGGATGAAAACGAAAAACTCAGCAATGAGAAACAATCGCTTGGATTTTACATAACAGGCCATCCTCTTAGAAACTACGAAAGGGAATTAAAACAGCTAAATATCACAAAAACCTGCCTCTTTGAAAGTTTTATGGACAAAGAAGAGGTAAAAGTAGCAGGTATAGTGTCAGTGCTGACTAAAAAACAGGTGAAAGACAATAAGGGACAGATGGCAATTGTGCAGTTGGAGGACGATGAGGGGGCCGTAGAGGTTGTAGTCTTTCCCGACACGTTTTCACGCTCAGATTCATTTCTTAAAAAGGATGCCCTGGTTGTTATCAGAGGCAAACTTGAGGTATCCGAAAAGGGCAGCAAGATAATAGCCACAGAGGTTCAGCGGCTTCAGAGCGCTATAGATGACTCATATAAGCAGATGGAAATACGACTCCGCCAAAAGTACTGTAACACTGCTACGTTTGTAAAACTCAAAGAAACACTGTCAGAGGTCAGAGGGCCGCTTCCTGTCTATCTAAAACTCTATGGCGGTGAGACGATAACCACCATAGTGACAGCGTACAATGTGTCGGTGGAGTCAGGGTTAATTAACAAAATAGAGGATATTTTAGAAAGAGGCTCGGTGTCTCTTAATTGA